From Corvus moneduloides isolate bCorMon1 chromosome 2, bCorMon1.pri, whole genome shotgun sequence, one genomic window encodes:
- the LOC116440373 gene encoding interferon-induced GTP-binding protein Mx-like isoform X2 — MDKKKAAFKQPSEKTKNTPKKEGFVFPFLKPYPEAVTVPLPPEEPEEADLMSENMFERRPDYEQKDLEKEFSGEEDKAAEHTLYNQYEEKIRPCIDLVDSLRALGIEKDLSLPAIAVIGDQSSGKSSVLEALSGVPLPRGNGIVTRCPLELKLKRVPEGQPWKGKICYRNVALELQNASEVDRAIRQAQDVVAGPRGAISGQLISLEVQSPDVPDLTLIDLPGIARVAVGDQPKDIGDQIKMLFKRFIGCKETVNLVVVPCNVDIATTEALKMAQEVDPSGERTIGVLTKPDLVDRGTEESVVKVVQNRVIPLKKGYMIVKCRGQQDIHNRMTLAAAIQHERNFFESHKHFRAVMEEGKATIPHLAEKLTNELVKHIIKTLPALESQIRDTLHKTLQDLQRYSRGTPRTESEKLLFLTDLIKLFNQDISRTTRGEEQLFGDEVRLFTKIRKEFRTWGVILLECAARAKKNTPSRVWKYEDQYRGREFPGFSNYRTFEDIIKEQIRELEEPAVEILNSVMELVEEKFMELVKRNFANFHNLSRAAKVKIEDIRDKQAAEAERHIRTQFKMERIVYCQDDLYIGALNAVKAENGPNLAMGKDLQFLDPKEPSVVTEMISHTSAYFSGASKRLSNQIPLIILSSVLHDFGENVQTAMLQLLQDKEKLNFLLEEDTEAAKTRNYLSQRVDRLTKACQYLRDFSLL, encoded by the exons ATggataaaaagaaagcagcattcaAACAACCttctgaaaaaaccaaaaataccccaaagaAAGAAGGgtttgtatttcctttcttaaaaCCATATCCAGAAGCTGTTACAGTGCCTCTCCCACCAGAAGAACCAGAAGAAGCTGATCTGATGTCAGAGAACATGTTTGAGAGAAGGCCTGACTATGAGCAGAAGGACTTGGAGAAAGAGTTTTCTGGAGAAGAGGACAAG GCTGCAGAACACACCTTGTACAACCAGTATGAGGAGAAGATCCGACCCTGCATTGATCTTGTCGACAGCCTGAGAGCTCTTGGAATAGAAAAGGACCTGTCCTTGCCTGCAATTGCAGTGATTGGAGACCAGAGCTCTGGGAAAAGTTCTGTGCTCGAAGCCCTGTCTGGTGTTCCTCTTCCCAGGGGCAATG GTATTGTCACTCGCTGTCCCTTGGAACTTAAACTCAAGAGGGTACCTGAAGGCCagccatggaaagggaaaatctgCTACCGGAATGTTGCCCTGGAGCTCCAGAACGCCTCTGAGGTGGACAGAGCAATAAGGCAAG CCCAGGATGTTGTGGCCGGTCCTAGAGGTGCCATTAGTGGACAGTTGATTTCCCTGGAAGTTCAGTCCCCTGATGTCCCAGATCTGACACTAATTGATCTTCCTGGAATTGCCAGGGTGGCCGTGGGGGACCAGCCGAAAGACATCGGGGACCAG AtcaaaatgctatttaaaagatttattgGCTGCAAAGAGACAGTCAATTTGGTCGTGGTGCCATGTAATGTGGATATTGCAACAACAGAAGCATTGAAAATGGCTCAAGAGGTGGACCCCAGTGGAGAAAGGACAATAG GAGTCCTCACAAAACCTGACCTGGTGGACAGAGGGACTGAAGAGTCTGTTGTTAAGGTAGTGCAAAACAGGGTAATCCCCCTCAAAAAAGGGTACATGATCGTGAAGTgccgtgggcagcaggacatCCACAACAGAATGACCTTGGCTGCTGCAATCCAACACGAAAGAAACTTCTTTGAGAGTCACAAACATTTCAG GGCTGTTATGGAAGAAGGAAAGGCTACTATCCCCCATCTGGCAGAGAAGCTCACAAATGAACTTGTGAAACACATTATT AAAACTTTGCCAGCACTGGAGAGCCAAATTCGTGACACCCTCCATAAAACATTACAGGATCTGCAAAGGTACAGCAGAGGCACACCCAGAACAGAGTCtgagaagctgcttttcctcacagaT TTGATCAAACTCTTTAACCAAGACATCTCTCGGACCACGcggggagaggagcagctgttTGGAGATGAAGTCAGGCTGTTCACGAAGATCCGCAAGGAGTTCCGAACGTGGGGCGTGATTCTCCTGGAGTGTGCTGCAAGGG ctaaaaaaaacacccccagtAGAGTGTGGAAATATGAAGACCAGTACCGTGGACGGGAGTTCCCAGGCTTCAGCAACTACAGGACTTTTGAGGACATTATAAAAGAGCAGATCAGAGAACTGGAGGAGCCAGCAGTTGAGATCCTGAACAGCGTGATGG AACTGGTTGAAGAGAAATTTATGGAACTCGTTAAAAGGAATTTTGCTAATTTCCACAATCTAAGCAGAGCTGCCAAG GTGAAAATTGAAGACATTCGAGacaaacaagcagcagaggctgaAAGACATATCCGGACACAGTTTAAAATGGAGAGAATTGTGTACTGCCAGGATGACCTTTACATTGGTGCTTTAAATGCTGTTAAGGCAGAAAACGGCCCCAACCTTGCCATGGGGAAAGATCTGCAGTTTCTTGATCCAAAGGAGCCCTCTGTTGTCACAGAGATGATTTCTCACACGAGCGCCTACTTCTCT GGAGCAAGCAAACGCCTCTCCAATCAGATTCCTCTGATCATCCTGTCTTCTGTCCTTCATGACTTCGGAGAAAATGTGCAGACCGCAATGCTGCAACTTTTGCAAGATAAAGAGAAGTTAAACTTTCTCCTTGAGGAGGACACTGAAGCTGCTAAAACCAGGAATTACCTCAGCCAACGAGTTGATCGTCTCACCAAAGCCTGCCAGTACCTGAGAGACTTCAGCTTGTTGtaa
- the LOC116440373 gene encoding interferon-induced GTP-binding protein Mx-like isoform X1: MDKKKAAFKQPSEKTKNTPKKEGFVFPFLKPYPEAVTVPLPPEEPEEADLMSENMFERRPDYEQKDLEKEFSGEEDKQAAEHTLYNQYEEKIRPCIDLVDSLRALGIEKDLSLPAIAVIGDQSSGKSSVLEALSGVPLPRGNGIVTRCPLELKLKRVPEGQPWKGKICYRNVALELQNASEVDRAIRQAQDVVAGPRGAISGQLISLEVQSPDVPDLTLIDLPGIARVAVGDQPKDIGDQIKMLFKRFIGCKETVNLVVVPCNVDIATTEALKMAQEVDPSGERTIGVLTKPDLVDRGTEESVVKVVQNRVIPLKKGYMIVKCRGQQDIHNRMTLAAAIQHERNFFESHKHFRAVMEEGKATIPHLAEKLTNELVKHIIKTLPALESQIRDTLHKTLQDLQRYSRGTPRTESEKLLFLTDLIKLFNQDISRTTRGEEQLFGDEVRLFTKIRKEFRTWGVILLECAARAKKNTPSRVWKYEDQYRGREFPGFSNYRTFEDIIKEQIRELEEPAVEILNSVMELVEEKFMELVKRNFANFHNLSRAAKVKIEDIRDKQAAEAERHIRTQFKMERIVYCQDDLYIGALNAVKAENGPNLAMGKDLQFLDPKEPSVVTEMISHTSAYFSGASKRLSNQIPLIILSSVLHDFGENVQTAMLQLLQDKEKLNFLLEEDTEAAKTRNYLSQRVDRLTKACQYLRDFSLL, translated from the exons ATggataaaaagaaagcagcattcaAACAACCttctgaaaaaaccaaaaataccccaaagaAAGAAGGgtttgtatttcctttcttaaaaCCATATCCAGAAGCTGTTACAGTGCCTCTCCCACCAGAAGAACCAGAAGAAGCTGATCTGATGTCAGAGAACATGTTTGAGAGAAGGCCTGACTATGAGCAGAAGGACTTGGAGAAAGAGTTTTCTGGAGAAGAGGACAAG CAGGCTGCAGAACACACCTTGTACAACCAGTATGAGGAGAAGATCCGACCCTGCATTGATCTTGTCGACAGCCTGAGAGCTCTTGGAATAGAAAAGGACCTGTCCTTGCCTGCAATTGCAGTGATTGGAGACCAGAGCTCTGGGAAAAGTTCTGTGCTCGAAGCCCTGTCTGGTGTTCCTCTTCCCAGGGGCAATG GTATTGTCACTCGCTGTCCCTTGGAACTTAAACTCAAGAGGGTACCTGAAGGCCagccatggaaagggaaaatctgCTACCGGAATGTTGCCCTGGAGCTCCAGAACGCCTCTGAGGTGGACAGAGCAATAAGGCAAG CCCAGGATGTTGTGGCCGGTCCTAGAGGTGCCATTAGTGGACAGTTGATTTCCCTGGAAGTTCAGTCCCCTGATGTCCCAGATCTGACACTAATTGATCTTCCTGGAATTGCCAGGGTGGCCGTGGGGGACCAGCCGAAAGACATCGGGGACCAG AtcaaaatgctatttaaaagatttattgGCTGCAAAGAGACAGTCAATTTGGTCGTGGTGCCATGTAATGTGGATATTGCAACAACAGAAGCATTGAAAATGGCTCAAGAGGTGGACCCCAGTGGAGAAAGGACAATAG GAGTCCTCACAAAACCTGACCTGGTGGACAGAGGGACTGAAGAGTCTGTTGTTAAGGTAGTGCAAAACAGGGTAATCCCCCTCAAAAAAGGGTACATGATCGTGAAGTgccgtgggcagcaggacatCCACAACAGAATGACCTTGGCTGCTGCAATCCAACACGAAAGAAACTTCTTTGAGAGTCACAAACATTTCAG GGCTGTTATGGAAGAAGGAAAGGCTACTATCCCCCATCTGGCAGAGAAGCTCACAAATGAACTTGTGAAACACATTATT AAAACTTTGCCAGCACTGGAGAGCCAAATTCGTGACACCCTCCATAAAACATTACAGGATCTGCAAAGGTACAGCAGAGGCACACCCAGAACAGAGTCtgagaagctgcttttcctcacagaT TTGATCAAACTCTTTAACCAAGACATCTCTCGGACCACGcggggagaggagcagctgttTGGAGATGAAGTCAGGCTGTTCACGAAGATCCGCAAGGAGTTCCGAACGTGGGGCGTGATTCTCCTGGAGTGTGCTGCAAGGG ctaaaaaaaacacccccagtAGAGTGTGGAAATATGAAGACCAGTACCGTGGACGGGAGTTCCCAGGCTTCAGCAACTACAGGACTTTTGAGGACATTATAAAAGAGCAGATCAGAGAACTGGAGGAGCCAGCAGTTGAGATCCTGAACAGCGTGATGG AACTGGTTGAAGAGAAATTTATGGAACTCGTTAAAAGGAATTTTGCTAATTTCCACAATCTAAGCAGAGCTGCCAAG GTGAAAATTGAAGACATTCGAGacaaacaagcagcagaggctgaAAGACATATCCGGACACAGTTTAAAATGGAGAGAATTGTGTACTGCCAGGATGACCTTTACATTGGTGCTTTAAATGCTGTTAAGGCAGAAAACGGCCCCAACCTTGCCATGGGGAAAGATCTGCAGTTTCTTGATCCAAAGGAGCCCTCTGTTGTCACAGAGATGATTTCTCACACGAGCGCCTACTTCTCT GGAGCAAGCAAACGCCTCTCCAATCAGATTCCTCTGATCATCCTGTCTTCTGTCCTTCATGACTTCGGAGAAAATGTGCAGACCGCAATGCTGCAACTTTTGCAAGATAAAGAGAAGTTAAACTTTCTCCTTGAGGAGGACACTGAAGCTGCTAAAACCAGGAATTACCTCAGCCAACGAGTTGATCGTCTCACCAAAGCCTGCCAGTACCTGAGAGACTTCAGCTTGTTGtaa